The proteins below are encoded in one region of Mangifera indica cultivar Alphonso chromosome 7, CATAS_Mindica_2.1, whole genome shotgun sequence:
- the LOC123221914 gene encoding pentatricopeptide repeat-containing protein At5g19020, mitochondrial produces the protein MIKSLTHKPSLLLSFSHLKWVSTTTASPNQNSPLHHLCILFKSTTTSAQNPNYEKALVSALKYSATNTAISQGLQIHSLILKSGLESKNFIQNSLINMYARCGFISYAKFIFDSCSRLDPVSYNIMISGHIRNGRLHDARQLFDVMPNKGCVSYTTMIMGFAQSDHWSEAIDTFKDMRNVGVMPNEVTLASVISSCVHVDGNWGCRMLHGLVIKMMMDGFVLVSTNLLHMYCVCLRLGDARSLFDEMKERNIVSWNVMLNGYAKAGLIESARELFDRIPSKDVVSWGTIIDGYLQVEWLGEALMMYRAMLHDEVAPNDIMIVDMISSCARAMAISEGLQIHSTIVKAGFDSYVFIQATIIHFYAASGRINLACLQFETGIKEHMASWNALLAGFIRNGMIEEARQLFNNMPERDVFSWSTMISGDAQSDQPIMALELFHRMVASGVKPNQITMVSVFSAIASLGTLKEGQWAHEYVCNNSIPLNDNLGAAIIDMYAKCGSINSALEVFNQVKEKALTVSPWNAIICGLAMHGHASLSLRIYYELGRQNIKPNSITFIGVLSACCHAGLVDLGERYFKSMKSVYNIDPDIRHYGCMVDLLGRAGRLEEAEEIILSMPMKADVVIWGTLLAASRTHGNVEIGERAAKSLAGLEPSHGASRVLLSNIYADAGRWEDALSVRKIMRSQGMKRLPGCSGVL, from the coding sequence ATGATCAAATCTCTCACCCACAAACCTTCTCTTTTACTCTCATTTTCACATCTCAAATGGGTCTCCACCACAACCGCCTCCCCAAACCAAAATTCCCCGCTCCACCATCTTTGTATTCTCTTCAAATCCACCACAACCTCTGCTCAAAACCCAAATTACGAGAAGGCCTTAGTTTCAGCTCTCAAGTATTCAGCAACCAATACCGCCATCTCTCAAGGCCTCCAAATCCACTCTCTGATCTTGAAATCAGGCCTTGAATCAAAAAATTTCATCCAGAACAGCTTGATTAACATGTATGCGAGATGCGGGTTCATTTCTTATGCAAAATTTATCTTTGATTCTTGTTCTAGGTTGGATCCAGTATCTTACAACATTATGATTTCTGGGCATATTAGAAATGGTAGATTACATGATGCGCGCCAGCTGTTCGATGTAATGCCGAATAAAGGTTGTGTTTCGTATACTACTATGATAATGGGATTTGCTCAAAGTGACCATTGGAGTGAAGCAATTGATACTTTTAAGGATATGAGAAATGTAGGTGTTATGCCGAATGAGGTAACTTTAGCCAGTGTGATTTCGAGTTGTGTTCATGTGGATGGGAATTGGGGATGTAGAATGTTGCATGGGTTggttattaaaatgatgatggATGGGTTCGTTTTGGTCTCAACTAATTTGTTACACATGTATTGTGTATGTTTGAGATTGGGGGATGCAAGAAGTTTGTTTGATGAGATGAAGGAAAGGAATATTGTTTCATGGAATGTGATGTTAAATGGGTATGCAAAAGCGGGGCTAATTGAGTCTGCAAGAGAGTTGTTTGACAGGATTCCTTCAAAGGATGTGGTTTCATGGGGCACAATAATTGATGGGTACTTGCAAGTGGAATGGTTAGGTGAAGCTTTAATGATGTATCGTGCAATGCTACATGATGAAGTAGCACCAAATGATATCATGATTGTGGATATGATTTCATCCTGTGCTCGAGCCATGGCAATCAGTGAGGGTTTACAAATTCACAGTACAATAGTGAAGGCTGGTTTTGATAGTTATGTTTTTATACAGGCTACAATTATTCATTTCTACGCAGCCTCAGGGAGGATCAACCTTGCTTGTTTGCAATTTGAGACCGGAATTAAGGAACATATGGCATCTTGGAATGCCCTCCTGGCAGGGTTTATAAGAAATGGAATGATTGAAGAAGCAAGACAATTATTCAATAACATGCCAGAAAGAGATGTTTTTTCATGGAGCACTATGATTTCTGGTGACGCTCAAAGTGATCAGCCTATCATGGCTCTAGAACTCTTCCACAGAATGGTAGCTTCTGGagtaaaaccaaatcaaatcactATGGTGAGTGTTTTCTCTGCAATTGCCTCTTTAGGTACACTAAAAGAAGGACAATGGGCTCATGAATATGTTTGTAATAATTCCATCCCTCTTAATGACAATTTAGGTGCTGCTATTATTGACATGTATGCTAAATGTGGCAGCATTAATTCTGCCTTAGAAGTGTTTAATCAAGTCAAGGAGAAGGCATTAACTGTCTCACCTTGGAATGCAATCATATGTGGGTTAGCAATGCATGGACATGCAAGCTTGTCTCTCAGAATATATTATGAATTGGGAAGACAAAATATTAAGCCTAATTCTATTACATTCATCGGAGTCCTGAGTGCATGCTGCCATGCTGGGTTGGTAGATTTAGGGGAGAGATACTTCAAGAGCATGAAGAGTGTGTATAATATAGATCCTGACATCAGGCATTATGGTTGTATGGTAGATCTCTTAGGCAGGGCAGGGCGATTAGAAGAAGCTGAGGAGATAATTTTGAGCATGCCTATGAAGGCGGATGTTGTTATTTGGGGCACATTGTTGGCTGCATCCAGAACACATGGAAATGTGGAAATCGGAGAAAGGGCTGCCAAGAGTTTGGCAGGTTTGGAACCATCTCATGGTGCAAGTAGAGTTCTTTTATCTAACATATATGCCGATGCAGGGAGGTGGGAGGATGCACTTTCAGTAAGGAAAATTATGCGCAGTCAAGGAATGAAGAGATTACCTGGGTGCAGTGGCGTCCTTTAA